Part of the Sulfitobacter donghicola DSW-25 = KCTC 12864 = JCM 14565 genome, GCTTGGGCCGCAGGCAAAAACAAATTCGAGCGGTACAATATTGAGCCCAAGCGGCGAGACTAGGGGAGAGCTTTATGCTCTCCCTTTTTTCTTGGGGGCGCTTTTTAGATCTTTGGGCTAAAGCCCCAGATCAGCTGGCGTAGGCCAATGGCCGCACCGATCATGATGCAAAACAGGGTCAACGGCGCGCTATAGGCCAGAACGGAAAACGCGGACAGACCTTGGCCAATGCTGCACCCTACCGCAACAATCGCGCCAATCCCCATTAGGGCACCCCCGAAAATCTGGCGGCGCAGTTCGCGGGGATCATCGCAGGATTCCCAGCGGAAATGCCCACGGATGAGTGTGCCCACAAACGAGCCAAGCAAAACCCCCAAGACAGAGCCAGTGCCAAAGCTGATTGTGTTTCCAGAGGATGTCATCGCAAAAAGGATCGTCTCTCCGATAGGGGCGGAGAACGTATGGGTGACCACGGGGATGCCGTCAAAGCCATTGCTTGCCACCCATTGTGTGCCTGCCCAGCCAGATATGACCGCAACACCAGCAACAGCGCCCCAAAAGATGTGGCTGGGGGAGGCGCGCAAGCTGCGGCTAAGCAGGGTCAATGCGCAGATGATTGCGCCAATGGCAAAGCCGCAAACCTCGATGGACAGGCCCGTAAGCTGCGAGATGCCCTGCGCAAACCCAGCCGAGTAAGGGGCAGGTTCGCTTACACCGAATAAATACTGGCGGAGCCCAGACAATGGGCCACCCAACGTCACGTAGGCGCTGATCCCCATGACCAGGACAATGAGGAACGAGCGAATGTCGCCGCCGCCCATCCGCGCCAAGGCCCCGTAACCACAGTTGCCAGCCAGAGCCATGCCATAGCCAAACAGCAAGCCGCCAGCGATGCTTTCAGCGGGGTTCCATTTGCGCGCAAGAAACAGCGTTTGGTCAAGGTCCAGCCAGCCCAAAGCGGACAGGCCGAATGTTCCCATCACAGCGATGCCAATCGCGATGCCCCACATGCGCAGGCGCAAAGGGCTTTCGCCGTAATACAAGTCTTCGATTGCGCCAAGGGTGCAAAACCGCCCAACACGGGCAGCAAGACCCAATAGAACGCCGCCAAATCCCCCGATGAGGGCGACCAACATTGGCTCTGAAATGAAATCAAGCATCGTTATTGAAACCGAACAGTCAGGTCGGTTTCACAATATAGGCGCTGTGGATCAGGCGTTTCGAC contains:
- a CDS encoding YeeE/YedE family protein is translated as MLDFISEPMLVALIGGFGGVLLGLAARVGRFCTLGAIEDLYYGESPLRLRMWGIAIGIAVMGTFGLSALGWLDLDQTLFLARKWNPAESIAGGLLFGYGMALAGNCGYGALARMGGGDIRSFLIVLVMGISAYVTLGGPLSGLRQYLFGVSEPAPYSAGFAQGISQLTGLSIEVCGFAIGAIICALTLLSRSLRASPSHIFWGAVAGVAVISGWAGTQWVASNGFDGIPVVTHTFSAPIGETILFAMTSSGNTISFGTGSVLGVLLGSFVGTLIRGHFRWESCDDPRELRRQIFGGALMGIGAIVAVGCSIGQGLSAFSVLAYSAPLTLFCIMIGAAIGLRQLIWGFSPKI